AGCGCGGGCTTTGCCAGACCTCCGATCGCCACATCGGCAGGCGCAGGGGCCCTTGTGGAGCTTGGCCCGGCCGCCAAATTCCGCTGACCCAAGTTCTCTTGACCCAAGTCTCTTGACCCAGGTTCTGTTTGACCTAGGTCAACGCGCGCCAGTTGCCGGCCGCCTAGCCTGAATGTCTTTACGAACTGGCGAAAGCGGCATGCGAGACGGCATGAATGATCAGGCGATATGGCAACCGATCTCGACGGCTCCGTTCGGGCCGGATCTCGAGGTCGCCGTGATCGAAGGGGATCTCATCCATGCGCTGGTGTTTGCCTGCCGGCGCGCGCCGGACGGCTGGGTCAAGGTCGCGACCCGTGAACGGATTGTGGTCAGCCCGACGCATTGGCGCCCCTGGGCGTCCCAATAGCCAGCGATCAGATTAGCGCTGCTTGTCCTGCGGAGGGGTCGCGCGCGGCTGCGCCAGCTTGGCTTCTTCCTCTGCAAGAAGTCGCTGGATCGTCTCCCGCTTGGCCGCATCCGTCTCGGTTTCGAGCAGCTTCCTGAAGTGCGCGATATTCAGATCCGCCACAGTCTTGTCCATGGCCACGCCTTCGCATCTGAGACAACTGGTGCTATCTGGCACAATTCCAAAAGCGACAAAAGGGGACAACCGGCCGCGCCGCCGATTGGCCCAAACTATTGATTTCCGGCGCTTGATCGGGTCGTCTGCGACAGAGTCCCATGATGCGCGGCGGATTAGGGAAATGACGGAGCAGGGTCGCGTCTGGTTTCGCTACGGTTCGGCCGCGGGGGCGGCCGCGCTCGCTTTCCTGTTTCGCCTGATGCTGCAGCCCTATTTCGAAGGGCGGGCCTTCACGGTCATTTTCGTTCCGGTCGTCGCCTTTGCCGCGTTCGCGGGCGGCCGGGGTCCCGCGATTCTGGCGAGCGTGCTGTGCCTCGGCATTACGGCCTTCTTCCTGGGCGGCAGCCTCGGCGAGCCCGCCAACCTGATCGATGTCGCCTTCTTTGCCGTGCTCGGGCCGATCCTGGGCTTCATCGGCGACCGGCTTTTGCGGGAGACGGAGGAATCGCGTTACCGCCAGGTGCATCTGCAGTCGATCCTCGACACCGTGCCGGAAGCGGTCATCGTGATCGACGATCGCGGCATCATGCGCTCCTTCAGCGTCACCGCCGAACGGCTGTTCGGCTGGTCGGCGGAGGAGGTGATCGGAAAGAATGTGTCGATCCTGATGCCGACCCCCTACCGCGACGAGCATGACAGCTACCTCGATCGGTACCACAAGACCGGGGAACGGCGGATCATCGGCATCGGACGCATCGTCGTCGGCGAGCGCAAGGACGGCTCGACCTTCCCGATGGAATTGGCGGTCGGCGAGGCTCGCGTCGGCACCGAGCGGTTCTTCACGGGCTTCGTCCGCGACCTGACGGAGCGGCGGACGCAGGAGCGGCGCATGCAGGAGCTGCAGTCGGAGCTCGTCCATGTGTCCCGGCTGACCGCGATGGGGGAAATGGCCTCTTCCCTCGCGCATGAGCTGAACCAGCCGTTGTCGGCCATCACCAGCTATCTGCGCGGCGCCGCGACGCTGCTGAAGGCCGATCAACCCGACAAGGCCCGCGTCCGCGAGGCGATCGAGCGAAGCGCCGATCAGGCGCTGCGTGCCGGCGACATCATCAAGCGGCTGCGCGAGTTCGTCGCCAAGGGCGAAACCCAGCACAGCCTGGAAGATCCCGCCGTGCTCGTCGAGGAGGCGGCGGCGCTCGCTCTGGTCGGCGCCAGGGAGCAGGGCGTGCGTGTGGTGTTGCGCTGCGACCACGATCTTCCCGAGGTCGTGGTCGACAAGATCCAGATCCAGCAGGTCGCGCTCAACCTGATCAGGAATGCGGTGGAGGCGATGGAAACCACGCGCCGCAGGGAGCTCACCGTGGTGGTGTCGCGCCAGGGCGCCTTCGCGTGCGTCTCGGTTGCCGACACGGGCACCGGAATCAGTCCCGAGATCGCCAAGCACCTGTTCCAGCCCTTCGTGACCAGCAAGCCCAACGGAATGGGCGTCGGCCTCTCAATCTGCCGCACCATCATCGAGGCCCACGGCGGACGGATTTCCGCCGGCCCGAACGGGGGCGGCGGAACGATCTTCGAATTCACCGTACCCTTCGCCGAGCCGGAGGCAGGCCATGAGCGATAAGACCGTCATCCATATTGTCGACGACGATGCGGCGATGCGCGACTCGCTGGCGTTCCTGCTCGACGTCAACGGCTTCAAACCGCAGGTCTACGATTCCGCGGACGCCTTCGTGGCGCGCTCGGCGCCCGGCGCGCTCGATTGCATCGTCTCGGATATCCGCATGCCGGGCATGAACGGCATCGAGCTGGTGCGCAAGCTCAGGAGCGAAGGGGCGACCTGTGCGGTGATCCTGATCACCGGACACGGCGACGTCGCACTCGCGGTCGAGGCGATGAAGGCGGGCGCCGCCGATTTCATCGAGAAGCCGTTCGATGACGAGGCCCTGCTCGGCGCGATCCGTGCCGCGCTGGAGGCGCGTCCCGTCGCGCAGGGCGACAGCAATGCGCGCAAGGAAGCCGAGGCGCGTCTGGCCGAGCTGTCGCCACGAGAGCGCGATGTGCTGCAGGGCCTGGTTGCCGGAAAGATCAACAAGGTGATCGCGCATGACCTCAACATCAGCCCGCGTACCGTGGAAGTCTATCGCGCCAACCTGATGGCCAAGACCGGCGTGCGCAGCATGTCCGAGCTGATGCGGATCGCGCTGGCGGCGGGCCTGTGAGCGGCATCCTTCCCTGGCCGCACCCTGTGGCCGCCGGCGCGCTCGCGGTTGACCAGGATCAAGGCAGGCTTGCCCGCGGTGTCGCAGGATGCCTGCACGATCAACCGGGAGACGTCACCATGTCCCGCAATATCGGAATTCTCGACCAGGCGATCCGCACACTGCTCGGCTTCGCGCTGTTCGCCTTCCTGGTGAAGGATGGCGCGCTGATGCCGGCCTCCGCCTTGACCGCCCTGATCGCGATCTATCTATTCGTGACCGGCCTGTTGCGGTACTGCCCGCTCTACGCTCTGCTCGGCATGAACACGGCCGGGCGACTGGACCGCTCGGCTTAGGAAGCAGGCTGCGATCGTCCAAGGGTGGAGTCTTCCGTGTTTCGCCTTCGTCGGCTGGCCCGGCTTCGGCAGCGACTATACGGCATTCTTGATCCCGGCCCGGGCGCGGGCCGGCTCGGCGTGGGCGTCAATCTGACGCTGATCGGGCTGATCGTGGTGACGCTGGCGGCGACCATCCTGGAGAGCGTGCCGCGGCTCGCGGCGACCTATGGCGGCCTGTTCGAGGCGATCGAATATCTCGCACTCGCCGTCTTTTCCATCGAATACCTGGCGCGGCTATGGACCGCGATCGAGCAGCCGCCGTGGCGCCGTCTCGGCGCGATCCGGGCTCGCCTCGCTTTCGTCGTGAGCCCGGCCGGGCTGATCGATCTGGCCGCGGTGCTGCCGTTCTGGCTGTCCTTCGTCATTGCAGCCGATTTCAAGGTGCTGCTGGTGCTGCGGCTCGCGCGCTTCTTCAAGCTCACGCGCTATTCGCCGGCGATGCGCTCGCTGCTCGAGGCGCTCTACACCGAGCGGCGCGCCCTGGTCGGCTGTTTCGTGATCCTGTTCGGCGCGACGCTGGTCGCGGCGGCGCTGATGCACCTCGTCGAAGGCACGGCGCAGCCTGACAAGTTCGGCACCATCCCCGATGCCATGTGGTGGGCGATCGTGACGCTCGGCACCGTCGGCTATGGCGATGTCGTCCCGGTGACGCCGGCCGGCCGGCTGCTGGCAGGCGCGACCATCTTCGTCGGGATACTGATGGTCGCCTTGCCCGTCGGCATCGTGGCGACGGCCTTCGCCAACGAGGTTCATCGCAGGGAGTTTGTCGTCACCTGGAGCCTGGTGGCGCGGATTCCGCTGTTCAGCGAGCTGAACGCGACCCAGATCGCCGACGTGATGAAGCTGTTGCGCGCGCAGAAGGCGGAGAAGGGAACGATCATCGCCCGCCGTGGCGAGGCGGCCCATTCGATGTACCTGATCGTGGACGGCGCGGTCGAAATCAAGCTTCGCCACGGTCACGTGCAGCTCGGCGAGGGCGATTTCTTCGGGGAAGTCGCAGCGCTGCGTCAGTCGCGGCGTTCGGCAACCGTGATCGCGCTGCGGCCGACCCGCCTGCTCGCGCTCGATGCCTCCGATCTGCGCAGCCTGATGGACCGGGAGCCCCAGATTGCGGCCCGCGTCTGGGATGCGGCGCGCACGCGCCTGGGCAGTGACTTCGAAAAGGCGGCGGGCGACATTCTCGCCACGGAACTGCCCGCAAACCCGGCCGCCTGACGGCGGCTCGGGACGCTCAGAGCGACCGCCGCTTCGGCGGATCGGTGAAATCGGCCGGCGCCGGGCCGGTCGTGAGGTTGCGCGTTTGCGCCTCCGCCCAGGCCAGCGCGCCGGCGAAGACCGCGAACATCGCGACCACACCGGCAAGCAGGATCATTGTTGAAACGGGCATGGCTGATCTCCTGTCTGGATGAAACCACACTCGCCGAATCGACGCGGTCGCGCCTTGACGTGGATCAAACAGGTTCGATGCCTGCGGCGTAGGATCGTCTCATCAGCAGATCAGGAGATTGTCATGCGCGCGCATCAGATCATGACCCGGAACGTGATCACGGTCGGGCCCGAGGCCAGGATCGTGGAGGCAGCGAAGCTGATGCTCGAGAATCACGTCAGCGGCCTTCCGGTCATCGACAACACCGGCAAGCTGGTCGGTATCGTCACCGAGGGCGATTTCCTGCGGCGCGCCGAGATCGGTACGCAGCGCAAGCGCCCGCGCTGGCTGCAGTTTTTTGTCGGGCCGTCGCGCGCGGCGAGCGAGTTCGTCCACGCCAGCGGCCGCAAGGTCGAGGAGGTCATGACCGGGGAGCCGCTGACCGTGACCGAGCAGACCAGCCTCGACGAGATCGTGCGGCTGATGGAGAAGAACGGCGTCAAGCGCCTGCCGGTCGTGAGCGGCGACCGCCTGGTCGGCATCGTCTCACGCGCGAACCTCGTTCAGGCGGTGGCGAGCCTGGCGCGCGACGTGCCGGACCCGACTGCCGATGACGACCATATCCGCGAGCGTTGCACGCACGCGATCCTCGATACCGACTGGCGGCCGATCGGGTTGCAGGTGACGGTGCGCGACGGCGTCGTCCATCTGCACGGCATCATCATCAACGCCGACGCACGGCAGGCCGCGATCGTGGCGGCGGAAAACGTCGCCGGTGTCAAGGAGGTGCACGATCACCTCGCCTTCGTCGACACCTATTCGGGCTTCTACGTCGAATCGCCCGAGGACATCAAGGCAACGGGCTGACGGAGCGCGAATCGATGTTTCGCCTCATCATGATGTTGCTGACGTCGATCGCGGGGCTGTTCGTTGCGAACGAAGCCTTGAATCTCAGCCTGGTCGAAACAGTAGTGGCCGTCATCCTGATCCTCGGCTTCCTGGTATTGGCGACCGGCTGGACGCTCCGCCGCTCCGTCTGATTGACCCCGATCAAGGCGCCGGTTGCGAAAATGTCGGATCGTCGTTCAAGACAAGGGAGGACCGCCGTGCTTACATTCGACGTACGTTTCATCAAGACGGTCTGCGACGATACCGGTCACGAGCACCGCGCCTGCCAGGCCGCGTTTGCGATTGAGGCCACTTCGCTGAGTGATGCCGTGCGGCGCGCCGAAACCGAGTTCTGCCGGCAGAAGCACGTCCATGACTGGACCATCTTCGCCGATGCGGTGGAATTCCGCTCGCCGACCGGCGTGTCGCGGGCGTGGCTCGCCGACGCCGCGAACTGAAGGACGCGCACGAGGCAAGCCGTGGACAGCACCGCCCGACGATACGCCGAGCGCAACGTGCCTCGTTACACTTCCTATCCGACCGCGGCCGATTTTACCGCGCAGGTCGGACCAGGCGATCATGCCGCCTGGCTTGGCGCGCTTGATCCGCAGGAGAGCATTTCGGTTTACCTGCATGTGCCCTATTGCCGCGAGATCTGTCTCTATTGCGGCTGCAATACCAAGAAGGCGATCCGCGACGACGTGATTGCGGACTATCGCCGGGCGCTGGAGGCAGAGATCGCCCACGCGAGCCGCCTTGCGAAACGGCGGCTGTGTGTCGCGCGGCTGCATTGGGGCGGGGGCACGCCGAGCATTCTCGGGGCCGCCGGGCTGGAATCGGTTCTGGCCGTGATTGAGGAGCGTTTTTCCCTTGCGAATGGACTGGAGCATGCGATCGAGCTCGATCCGCGCCATGTAACCGAGACGCTCGCGAAGCATCTGGCGACGCTCGGCGTGACGCGCGCGAGCCTCGGCATCCAGGACACTAATCCGCTGGTGCAGGCGGCGATCGGCAGGCTGCAGCCCCTTGCCATGGTGCAGGCGGCGGTCGATCGCCTGCGATCCGCCGGCATCGACAATCTGAGCTTCGATTTGATGTACGGCCTGCCGCTGCAGTCGGTCGAATCGATCCGCAGGACCTGCATCGAGGCGCTGTCGCTGTCGCCGCGGCGGATCGCCTGTTTCGGCTATGCCCACCTGCCGCGGCTGAAGGCGAACCAGCGCCGGATCGATGCGGCCGCGCTGCCGTCGCAGGATCAGCGCATCCTGCAGGCCGAAGCCATGGCCGAAGCGCTCGCGGGTGCGGGCTATGTGCCGATCGGCATCGATCACTTCGCGCGGCCGGACGATCCGCTCGCGCGGGCTACCGTTTCGGGGAAGCTGCACCGCAATTTCCAGGGCTATACCGACGACGACCGCAAGGTGCTGCTCGGTTTTGGCGCGTCGTCGATCTCGACCTTTGCCAACGGCTTCGTCCAGAACATTGCCGATGTGCCGAGTTATGTCCGCAGGATCGGGAGTGGCGCGCTCGCTTCAGTGCGGGGCTGCCGGATCTCGCCGGAGGATCGCGCGCGCGGGCGGATCATCGAGCGGCTGATGTGCGACTTCGAGGCCGATCTGGATGCGCTCGCGCCTGGTCTTGATCTAACCGGAGAGCTTGCGCAGCTCGATCCGATGCGAAGGGACGGGCTCATCGAGACCGTGGCCGGCAGGCTTGTCGTGACCGATGCGGGGCGCGCCGTGGTCCGGGTGATCGCCGCAACCTTCGACGCCTTCAGGCGCAGCGAAGCGCTGCAGTTCAGCCGCGCTGTCTGAGCGCCGCATCGACCGGAAATCAAATTAATCCGATTCGTTCGCTGCGGCTGCCTCGCAGAAGGGCCTGACCTTGGCGCTGGCGCGTCCCGGCGCCACCGGGATTCCACGGATATCGGCATCGATTTGGCGCTCAACCTCGCATCGCTTGATCTCGATCAAATCGCCGGTGCGTCCGCTGTGGTTCCTAGACGGCGCAGATCCACAAAGAAAGTCGCGCCATGGCAAACGCGTCCATCAGTTCGAAATCGATGACATCAGGCGAAGCGATTCTTGCGCCGCTGTTCGTCGTGCTTGCATTCCTTTGCCTGGTCGGGGCGGCGATGGCGCAGGATGCGCCGTTTGCCTTTCATGCTTCGCTTGGCTGCGTGGCGAGCCTGTTCGCCGCCTTCATGATCCTGAACCGCTACTACGACCGGCCGGCCGAGTTGCCGCCACAGGAGATCGGCGGGCGGCCGAACTACAATTTCGGGCCGATCAAGTTCGCAGCCGGCGCGGCCATGTTCTGGGGCATTGCCGGCTTCGCGGTCGGGCTGATCATCGCCTGCCAGCTCGCATGGCCGGCGCTCAATCTCGATCTGCCGTGGACCACGTTCGGCCGGTTGCGGCCGCTGCACACCTCGGCGGTGATTTTCGCCTTCGGCGGCAACGTGCTGATCGCAACCTCGTTCTACGTCGTCCAGAAGACCTGTCGGGTGCGCATGGCCGGCGACATCGCGCCGTGGTTCGTCGTGCTCGGCTACAATTTCTTCATCGTCATCGCCGGTACCGGCTATCTGCTCGGCGTGACGCAGTCCAAGGAATATGCCGAACCGGAGTGGTACGCCGACCTCTGGCTGACCATCGTGTGGGTGACTTATCTGCTGGTGTTCCTGATGACGCTGGTCAAGCGCAAGGAACCGCACATCTTCGTCGCCAACTGGTTCTATCTCGCCTTCATCATCACGATTGCGGTCCTGCATCTCGGCAACAACCCGGCGC
This genomic interval from Bradyrhizobium sp. NP1 contains the following:
- a CDS encoding PAS domain S-box protein, with product MTEQGRVWFRYGSAAGAAALAFLFRLMLQPYFEGRAFTVIFVPVVAFAAFAGGRGPAILASVLCLGITAFFLGGSLGEPANLIDVAFFAVLGPILGFIGDRLLRETEESRYRQVHLQSILDTVPEAVIVIDDRGIMRSFSVTAERLFGWSAEEVIGKNVSILMPTPYRDEHDSYLDRYHKTGERRIIGIGRIVVGERKDGSTFPMELAVGEARVGTERFFTGFVRDLTERRTQERRMQELQSELVHVSRLTAMGEMASSLAHELNQPLSAITSYLRGAATLLKADQPDKARVREAIERSADQALRAGDIIKRLREFVAKGETQHSLEDPAVLVEEAAALALVGAREQGVRVVLRCDHDLPEVVVDKIQIQQVALNLIRNAVEAMETTRRRELTVVVSRQGAFACVSVADTGTGISPEIAKHLFQPFVTSKPNGMGVGLSICRTIIEAHGGRISAGPNGGGGTIFEFTVPFAEPEAGHER
- the fixJ gene encoding response regulator FixJ — protein: MSDKTVIHIVDDDAAMRDSLAFLLDVNGFKPQVYDSADAFVARSAPGALDCIVSDIRMPGMNGIELVRKLRSEGATCAVILITGHGDVALAVEAMKAGAADFIEKPFDDEALLGAIRAALEARPVAQGDSNARKEAEARLAELSPRERDVLQGLVAGKINKVIAHDLNISPRTVEVYRANLMAKTGVRSMSELMRIALAAGL
- a CDS encoding DUF2892 domain-containing protein — encoded protein: MSRNIGILDQAIRTLLGFALFAFLVKDGALMPASALTALIAIYLFVTGLLRYCPLYALLGMNTAGRLDRSA
- a CDS encoding cyclic nucleotide-gated ion channel translates to MFRLRRLARLRQRLYGILDPGPGAGRLGVGVNLTLIGLIVVTLAATILESVPRLAATYGGLFEAIEYLALAVFSIEYLARLWTAIEQPPWRRLGAIRARLAFVVSPAGLIDLAAVLPFWLSFVIAADFKVLLVLRLARFFKLTRYSPAMRSLLEALYTERRALVGCFVILFGATLVAAALMHLVEGTAQPDKFGTIPDAMWWAIVTLGTVGYGDVVPVTPAGRLLAGATIFVGILMVALPVGIVATAFANEVHRREFVVTWSLVARIPLFSELNATQIADVMKLLRAQKAEKGTIIARRGEAAHSMYLIVDGAVEIKLRHGHVQLGEGDFFGEVAALRQSRRSATVIALRPTRLLALDASDLRSLMDREPQIAARVWDAARTRLGSDFEKAAGDILATELPANPAA
- a CDS encoding CBS domain-containing protein; translated protein: MRAHQIMTRNVITVGPEARIVEAAKLMLENHVSGLPVIDNTGKLVGIVTEGDFLRRAEIGTQRKRPRWLQFFVGPSRAASEFVHASGRKVEEVMTGEPLTVTEQTSLDEIVRLMEKNGVKRLPVVSGDRLVGIVSRANLVQAVASLARDVPDPTADDDHIRERCTHAILDTDWRPIGLQVTVRDGVVHLHGIIINADARQAAIVAAENVAGVKEVHDHLAFVDTYSGFYVESPEDIKATG
- the hemN gene encoding oxygen-independent coproporphyrinogen III oxidase, translated to MDSTARRYAERNVPRYTSYPTAADFTAQVGPGDHAAWLGALDPQESISVYLHVPYCREICLYCGCNTKKAIRDDVIADYRRALEAEIAHASRLAKRRLCVARLHWGGGTPSILGAAGLESVLAVIEERFSLANGLEHAIELDPRHVTETLAKHLATLGVTRASLGIQDTNPLVQAAIGRLQPLAMVQAAVDRLRSAGIDNLSFDLMYGLPLQSVESIRRTCIEALSLSPRRIACFGYAHLPRLKANQRRIDAAALPSQDQRILQAEAMAEALAGAGYVPIGIDHFARPDDPLARATVSGKLHRNFQGYTDDDRKVLLGFGASSISTFANGFVQNIADVPSYVRRIGSGALASVRGCRISPEDRARGRIIERLMCDFEADLDALAPGLDLTGELAQLDPMRRDGLIETVAGRLVVTDAGRAVVRVIAATFDAFRRSEALQFSRAV